A genome region from Myroides fluvii includes the following:
- a CDS encoding acyl-CoA-binding protein: MNEQLDKDFLEAYNRISKEARNLAPDVMLRIYAYYKQATNGLSHQDFEHMSHDLKKAFKFNAWTQVSHLSTEQAKTEYIKLAQSILSEE, from the coding sequence ATGAACGAGCAACTAGATAAAGACTTCTTAGAAGCCTATAACCGAATTTCAAAGGAAGCGAGAAATTTGGCACCCGATGTTATGCTGCGGATTTATGCGTATTACAAACAAGCAACCAATGGTTTGAGTCACCAAGACTTTGAACATATGTCGCATGATTTGAAAAAAGCGTTTAAATTCAATGCTTGGACTCAGGTCAGTCACCTATCCACTGAACAAGCGAAAACAGAGTACATCAAGCTAGCTCAATCTATTTTAAGCGAAGAATGA